One genomic window of Punica granatum isolate Tunisia-2019 chromosome 1, ASM765513v2, whole genome shotgun sequence includes the following:
- the LOC116194765 gene encoding sodium/hydrogen exchanger 1-like isoform X2 codes for MAAMEAFSFLLPSQVRESSSFFNIGTVVALCVFFALLCACIIIGHLLHGNRWANESITALLLGLCSGVVVLLVSKGQSSRILSFSENLFFLYLLPPIIFNAGFQVKKKQFFKNFTTILLFGVLGTVISFCVISLGVFLLFKKIGLTSLGIKDYLAVGAILSATDSVCTLQVLSQDETPFLYSIVFGEGVVNDATSIVLFNAVQSLDVSNISGLTALKLLGNFLYLFFTSTILGIAAGLLSAYIIKALYFGRHSTDREVALMMLMAYLSYMLAELMNLSGILTVFFCGIVMSHYTWHNVTESSRITTKHAFATISFIAETFIFLYVGMDALDVDKWKSSKASPATSVAVSATFLGLLLVGRAAFVFPIANISNLLKKRESSKIEFRQQFIIWWAGLMRGAVTIALSYSQFSNSTGTTSPDDALMCTSTMIVVLFSTIAQAQRFRCD; via the exons ATGGCGGCTATGGAGGCCTTCTCCTTTCTGCTACCGTCCCAAGTGCGTGAGTCGTCGTCGTTCTTCAACATTGGTACCGTAGTCGCTCTCTGCGTGTTCTTCGCCCTGCTCTGCGCGTGCATTATAATTGGCCACCTCCTGCACGGGAACAGGTGGGCTAACGAGTCCATCACGGCCCTGCTGCTG GGGCTATGCTCAGGTGTGGTCGTGTTGCTGGTTAGTAAAGGGCAGAGTTCTCGGATTTTGAGTTTCAGCGAgaatctcttcttcctctactTGCTACCGCCGATCATCTTCAATGCCGG TTTCCAGGTCAAGAAGAAgcagttcttcaagaacttCACAACTATACTGTTGTTCGGAGTTCTCGGGACCGTCATCTCTTTTTGTGTCATATCTTTAG GTGTCTTTCTGCTGTTCAAGAAAATCGGCCTAACGTCACTGGGAATAAAAGATTACCTGG CTGTCGGCGCTATACTTTCGGCAACGGATTCAGTTTGCACGTTGCAG GTTCTCAGTCAAGATGAAACGCCCTTCCTTTACAGCATCGTCTTTGGGGAAGGAGTCGTGAATGATGCCACTTCGATCGTGCTCTTTAATGCAGTTCAGTCGCTCGATGTGAGCAACATCAGTGGGCTTACGGCCTTGAAGCTTCTAGGGAATTTCCTATACCTCTTCTTCACCAGTACTATTCTTGGAATTGCT GCCGGTCTTTTAAGTGCTTACATCATAAAGGCTCTTTACTTTGGAAG GCATTCCACTGACCGTGAAGTTGCGCTAATGATGCTCATGGCTTATCTGTCATATATGCTTGCTGAG CTGATGAATCTCAGTGGAATTTTAACGGTATTCTTCTGCGGCATTGTCATGTCCCACTATACGTGGCATAACGTCACTGAAAGTTCTCGTATAACAACCAA GCATGCTTTTGCAACAATTTCATTCATTGCGGAAACTTTCATCTTCTTATATGTGGGCATGGATGCCTTAGATGTTGACAAATGGAAAAGCAGCAAAGCGAG CCCAGCAACATCAGTGGCTGTGAGTGCTACCTTCTTAGGATTACTCTTGGTCGGGAGGGCTGCGTTTGTGTTCCCAATAGCAAATATCAGCAACTTACttaagaaaagagagagctcaaaaattgaatttcgGCAGCAG TTTATAATATGGTGGGCAGGCCTAATGAGAGGAGCAGTCACTATAGCTTTATCTTACAGTCAG TTCTCAAATTCAACAGGAACGACTTCGCCGGATGATGCACTGATGTGTACCTCTACCATGATAGTCGTCCTATTCAGCACGATT GCACAAGCCCAACGTTTCAGATGCGACTGA
- the LOC116210712 gene encoding uncharacterized protein LOC116210712, which produces MAIFISLSAHPTPPPNPTQTSIPKPNSPSPSRPKATLIHTHTSKRDFLFRAVSSLFVSSLAHSCPSVQCLAETLPPPKSSLSGIANTKSWFQYYGDGFSIRVPPQFEDVTEPEDFNAGSSLYGDKAKPKTFAARFASSDGSEVLSVVIRSTNQLKITFLEAQDITDLGSLKEAAKIFVPGGSTLYSARTIKIKEDEGFRTYYFYEFGRDEQHVALVAAVNSGKAIIAGATAPQSKWHDDGVKLRSAAISLTVL; this is translated from the exons ATGGCCATTTTCATCTCCCTCTCTGCCCACCCAACACCACCGCCAAACCCTACCCAAACCTCCATCCCAAAACCCAATTCTCCCTCCCCTTCAAGACCCAAAGCCACCCTCATACACACCCATACTTCCAAGAGAGACTTCCTGTTCAGAGCTGTTTCCTCGCTGTTTGTGTCCTCTCTTGCACATTCCTGCCCATCTGTCCAGTGTTTAGCTGAGACTTTGCCTCCTCCGAAGTCGTCACTTTCGGGCATTGCCAACACCAAGTCCTGGTTCCAGTACTATGGCGACGGGTTCTCCATTCGGGTCCCGCCTCAGTTCGAGGACGTCACGGAGCCTGAG GATTTCAATGCCGGGTCTTCTCTGTATGGTGATAAGGCCAAGCCGAAAACATTTGCCGCGCGGTTTGCATCTTCTGATGG ATCTGAAGTCTTGAGTGTTGTCATCCGCTCGACAAATCAACTGAAGATAACCTTTCTGGAG GCACAAGACATAACCGACTTAGGTTCGTTGAAGGAGGCGGCAAAAATTTTTGTTCCAG GTGGCTCAACTCTATATTCAGCTCGAACGATAAAGATTAAGGAAGATGAAGGTTTCAG GACATATTACTTCTATGAATTCGGTAGAGACGAACAGCATGTAGCCCTGGTAGCTGCCGTAAATAGTGGAAAG GCAATTATTGCTGGAGCCACTGCTCCACAGTCCAAATGGCATGATGATGGGGTGAAGCTCCGTTCTGCTGCTATATCCTTGACTGTTCTATAG
- the LOC116210708 gene encoding UPF0603 protein At1g54780, chloroplastic produces METILSSSSLSPLLSSKPSHSISRTLCLAKPTICSLKRRDFEPRKLSLTEPRSWFSHAQKGLAALALTLALNFCPILPESPALASEFDVINDGPPKESYVVDDAGVLSRVTKSDLKRLFSDLESRKNFHINFVTVRKLTSKADAFEYADQVLERWYPTLEEGSNKGIVVLVTSQKEGAITGGPDFVKAVGDTILDATVSENLPVLATEEKYNEAAYSSAKRLVAAIDGLPDPGGPTFKDNKRESNFKTREETEEKRGQFSLVVGGLLVIAFVVPMAQYYAYVSRK; encoded by the exons ATGGAAACCATCCTCTCTTCCAGCTCGCTCTCACCGCTGCTCTCCTCCAAGCCGAGCCATTCGATATCAAGAACCCTCTGCCTCGCCAAACCCACCATCTGCAGCCTCAAAAGACGAGATTTTGAGCCGAGGAAGCTGTCTCTGACAGAGCCCAGGAGCTGGTTCTCCCATGCCCAGAAGGGTCTCGCAGCTCTTGCTCTGACTCTGGCCCTCAACTTCTGCCCAATCCTGCCTGAAAGCCCTGCGCTTGCTTCGGAGTTCGATGTGATCAACGATGGCCCGCCGAAGGAATCGTATGTGGTGGACGATGCCGGTGTTCTTAGCAGAGTCACCAAGTCTGATCTCAAGCGGTTGTTTTCTGACTTGGAGTCGAGGAAGAACTTCCACATCAACTTCGTCACCGTCCGGAAGCTCACT AGCAAAGCCGATGCTTTTGAATATGCCGATCAAGTCTTAGAGCGTTGGTACCCCACCCTTGAAGAAGGCAGCAACAAGGGCATAGTTGTGCTCGTTACCAGTCAAAAGGAAGGGGCAATCACTGGCGGCCCTGACTTTGTCAAGGCTGTTGGAGATACCATTCTAGATGCCACTGTTTCCGAAAACCTACCAG TATTGGCAACGGAAGAGAAGTACAATGAAGCTGCTTACAGCAGTGCTAAACGGCTGGTTGCTGCTATCGATGGGCTTCCTGACCCAGGTGGGCCAACGTTCAAGGACAACAAGAGAGAGTCCAACTTCAAGACCCGAGAAGAGACCGAGGAGAAGAGAGGACAATTCAGTCTTGTTGTTGGAGGATTGTTAGTGATTGCCTTTGTTGTCCCTATGGCGCAGTATTATGCCTATGTATCGAGAAAGTAA
- the LOC116210690 gene encoding GDSL esterase/lipase At1g54790-like isoform X1, which yields MAPTKTCPLLLLLLQTFTLLSVCPIIATSIEFDFPAVFNFGDSNSDTGNLIAAGIESLKPPNGQSYFSAPSGRYCDGRLNIDFLMDAMDLPFLNAYLDSMGAPSFRKGCNFAAAGSTILPATATSVSPFSLRIQVNQFLRFKARVLELLSKGKKFEKYLPAEDYFTKGLYMFDIGQNDLAGAFYSKSFDQIVASFPTTLVEFEAGFDTLYDQGARNFWIHNTGPLGCLTQNVAKFGTDPSKLDEQGCVSNHNQAAKLFNLQLHALATKLRGQYPDANITYVDIFSIKSNLIADYSRYGFEQPLMACCGYGGPPLNYDSRISCGQTKVVNGTSITAKACDDSTEHINWDGIHYTEAANQFVSSQILTGKYSDPPFADKMPFLLKLKF from the exons ATGGCTCCCACCAAGACTtgccctctcctcctcctcctcctccaaaCCTTCACCTTGCTTTCCGTCTGCCCGATCATCGCCACTTCGATCGAATTCGATTTCCCGGCTGTTTTCAACTTCGGGGATTCCAATTCTGACACGGGCAATTTGATTGCGGCAGGGATCGAAAGCCTCAAACCGCCTAATGGACAGAGCTATTTCAGTGCTCCGTCGGGGCGATACTGTGATGGCCGTCTCAATATTGACTTTCTCA TGGATGCTATGGACCTTCCGTTCCTCAATGCCTATTTAGACTCTATGGGGGCGCCTAGTTTCCGAAAAGGCTGCAACTTTGCAGCAGCTGGATCAACTATCCTTCCAGCAACAGCAACTTCTGTTAGCCCATTCTCACTCCGTATTCAAGTCAATCAGTTCCTTCGTTTCAAAGCTCGGGTCCTTGAATTGCTCTCAAAGG GcaagaaatttgaaaagtaTCTTCCCGCAGAAGATTACTTCACAAAGGGGCTTTATATGTTTGATATAGGACAGAACGATCTTGCCGGTGCTTTTTACTCCAAGTCATTCGATCAGATTGTCGCCTCGTTTCCGACAACTTTGGTAGAATTCGAAGCTGGCTTCGAC ACATTATATGACCAAGGGGCTAGAAATTTCTGGATACACAACACCGGCCCTCTCGGTTGCTTAACTCAGAATGTGGCAAAGTTTGGGACTGACCCATCAAAGCTCGACGAGCAGGGATGTGTGAGCAATCACAATCAGGCTGCGAAGCTCTTCAATCTGCAGCTTCATGCCCTCGCCACAAAATTACGGGGACAGTATCCTGATGCAAATATCACCTATGTCGATATTTTCTCGATAAAGTCCAATCTTATCGCAGATTATTCCCGTTATG GGTTTGAGCAACCATTAATGGCCTGTTGTGGCTATGGAGGTCCCCCGTTGAATTATGATAGCAGGATTTCGTGTGGTCAGACAAAGGTTGTCAATGGAACTTCAATCACCGCAAAAGCTTGTGATGATAGTACCGAACATATTAACTGGGACGGGATTCATTACACGGAGGCTGCAAATCAATTCGTTTCTTCTCAGATACTAACGGGAAAGTACTCTGATCCGCCTTTCGCGGACAAAATGCCTTTCCTTCTTAAGCTTAAGTTCTGA
- the LOC116210690 gene encoding GDSL esterase/lipase At1g54790-like isoform X2 has protein sequence MAAESLNLHLLTLVLMCLLVLTSSTDFNFQAVFNFGDSNSDTGDLAAGLGFRLDLPNGQTYFKTPTGRFCDGRLIVDFLMDAMDLPFLNAYLDSMGAPSFRKGCNFAAAGSTILPATATSVSPFSLRIQVNQFLRFKARVLELLSKGKKFEKYLPAEDYFTKGLYMFDIGQNDLAGAFYSKSFDQIVASFPTTLVEFEAGFDTLYDQGARNFWIHNTGPLGCLTQNVAKFGTDPSKLDEQGCVSNHNQAAKLFNLQLHALATKLRGQYPDANITYVDIFSIKSNLIADYSRYGFEQPLMACCGYGGPPLNYDSRISCGQTKVVNGTSITAKACDDSTEHINWDGIHYTEAANQFVSSQILTGKYSDPPFADKMPFLLKLKF, from the exons ATGGCTGCAGAAAGTCTCAACCTACACCTCCTTACTTTAGTTTTGATGTGCTTGTTAGTGCTTACAAGTTCCACGGACTTCAACTTCCAAGCAGTTTTCAACTTCGGTGACTCCAACTCCGACACTGGAGACCTTGCGGCGGGCCTTGGGTTCCGCCTTGACCTGCCCAATGGGCAGACTTACTTCAAGACCCCGACGGGTAGATTCTGTGATGGCCGCCTCATCGTCGACTTCCTCA TGGATGCTATGGACCTTCCGTTCCTCAATGCCTATTTAGACTCTATGGGGGCGCCTAGTTTCCGAAAAGGCTGCAACTTTGCAGCAGCTGGATCAACTATCCTTCCAGCAACAGCAACTTCTGTTAGCCCATTCTCACTCCGTATTCAAGTCAATCAGTTCCTTCGTTTCAAAGCTCGGGTCCTTGAATTGCTCTCAAAGG GcaagaaatttgaaaagtaTCTTCCCGCAGAAGATTACTTCACAAAGGGGCTTTATATGTTTGATATAGGACAGAACGATCTTGCCGGTGCTTTTTACTCCAAGTCATTCGATCAGATTGTCGCCTCGTTTCCGACAACTTTGGTAGAATTCGAAGCTGGCTTCGAC ACATTATATGACCAAGGGGCTAGAAATTTCTGGATACACAACACCGGCCCTCTCGGTTGCTTAACTCAGAATGTGGCAAAGTTTGGGACTGACCCATCAAAGCTCGACGAGCAGGGATGTGTGAGCAATCACAATCAGGCTGCGAAGCTCTTCAATCTGCAGCTTCATGCCCTCGCCACAAAATTACGGGGACAGTATCCTGATGCAAATATCACCTATGTCGATATTTTCTCGATAAAGTCCAATCTTATCGCAGATTATTCCCGTTATG GGTTTGAGCAACCATTAATGGCCTGTTGTGGCTATGGAGGTCCCCCGTTGAATTATGATAGCAGGATTTCGTGTGGTCAGACAAAGGTTGTCAATGGAACTTCAATCACCGCAAAAGCTTGTGATGATAGTACCGAACATATTAACTGGGACGGGATTCATTACACGGAGGCTGCAAATCAATTCGTTTCTTCTCAGATACTAACGGGAAAGTACTCTGATCCGCCTTTCGCGGACAAAATGCCTTTCCTTCTTAAGCTTAAGTTCTGA
- the LOC116194765 gene encoding sodium/hydrogen exchanger 1-like isoform X3: MAAMEAFSFLLPSQVRESSSFFNIGTVVALCVFFALLCACIIIGHLLHGNRWANESITALLLGLCSGVVVLLVSKGQSSRILSFSENLFFLYLLPPIIFNAGFQVKKKQFFKNFTTILLFGVLGTVISFCVISLGVFLLFKKIGLTSLGIKDYLAVGAILSATDSVCTLQVLSQDETPFLYSIVFGEGVVNDATSIVLFNAVQSLDVSNISGLTALKLLGNFLYLFFTSTILGIAAGLLSAYIIKALYFGRHSTDREVALMMLMAYLSYMLAELMNLSGILTVFFCGIVMSHYTWHNVTESSRITTKHAFATISFIAETFIFLYVGMDALDVDKWKSSKASPATSVAVSATFLGLLLVGRAAFVFPIANISNLLKKRESSKIEFRQQA, from the exons ATGGCGGCTATGGAGGCCTTCTCCTTTCTGCTACCGTCCCAAGTGCGTGAGTCGTCGTCGTTCTTCAACATTGGTACCGTAGTCGCTCTCTGCGTGTTCTTCGCCCTGCTCTGCGCGTGCATTATAATTGGCCACCTCCTGCACGGGAACAGGTGGGCTAACGAGTCCATCACGGCCCTGCTGCTG GGGCTATGCTCAGGTGTGGTCGTGTTGCTGGTTAGTAAAGGGCAGAGTTCTCGGATTTTGAGTTTCAGCGAgaatctcttcttcctctactTGCTACCGCCGATCATCTTCAATGCCGG TTTCCAGGTCAAGAAGAAgcagttcttcaagaacttCACAACTATACTGTTGTTCGGAGTTCTCGGGACCGTCATCTCTTTTTGTGTCATATCTTTAG GTGTCTTTCTGCTGTTCAAGAAAATCGGCCTAACGTCACTGGGAATAAAAGATTACCTGG CTGTCGGCGCTATACTTTCGGCAACGGATTCAGTTTGCACGTTGCAG GTTCTCAGTCAAGATGAAACGCCCTTCCTTTACAGCATCGTCTTTGGGGAAGGAGTCGTGAATGATGCCACTTCGATCGTGCTCTTTAATGCAGTTCAGTCGCTCGATGTGAGCAACATCAGTGGGCTTACGGCCTTGAAGCTTCTAGGGAATTTCCTATACCTCTTCTTCACCAGTACTATTCTTGGAATTGCT GCCGGTCTTTTAAGTGCTTACATCATAAAGGCTCTTTACTTTGGAAG GCATTCCACTGACCGTGAAGTTGCGCTAATGATGCTCATGGCTTATCTGTCATATATGCTTGCTGAG CTGATGAATCTCAGTGGAATTTTAACGGTATTCTTCTGCGGCATTGTCATGTCCCACTATACGTGGCATAACGTCACTGAAAGTTCTCGTATAACAACCAA GCATGCTTTTGCAACAATTTCATTCATTGCGGAAACTTTCATCTTCTTATATGTGGGCATGGATGCCTTAGATGTTGACAAATGGAAAAGCAGCAAAGCGAG CCCAGCAACATCAGTGGCTGTGAGTGCTACCTTCTTAGGATTACTCTTGGTCGGGAGGGCTGCGTTTGTGTTCCCAATAGCAAATATCAGCAACTTACttaagaaaagagagagctcaaaaattgaatttcgGCAGCAG GCCTAA
- the LOC116210690 gene encoding GDSL esterase/lipase At1g54790-like isoform X3: MAAESLNLHLLTLVLMCLLVLTSSTDFNFQAVFNFGDSNSDTGDLAAGLGFRLDLPNGQTYFKTPTGRFCDGRLIVDFLSKNPNFTRATKTCPLLLLLLQTFTLLSVCPIIATSIEFDFPAVFNFGDSNSDTGNLIAAGIESLKPPNGQSYFSAPSGRYCDGRLNIDFLMDAMDLPFLNAYLDSMGAPSFRKGCNFAAAGSTILPATATSVSPFSLRIQVNQFLRFKARVLELLSKGKKFEKYLPAEDYFTKGLYMFDIGQNDLAGAFYSKSFDQIVASFPTTLVEFEAGFDTLYDQGARNFWIHNTGPLGCLTQNVAKFGTDPSKLDEQGCVSNHNQAAKLFNLQLHALATKLRGQYPDANITYVDIFSIKSNLIADYSRYGFEQPLMACCGYGGPPLNYDSRISCGQTKVVNGTSITAKACDDSTEHINWDGIHYTEAANQFVSSQILTGKYSDPPFADKMPFLLKLKF; the protein is encoded by the exons ATGGCTGCAGAAAGTCTCAACCTACACCTCCTTACTTTAGTTTTGATGTGCTTGTTAGTGCTTACAAGTTCCACGGACTTCAACTTCCAAGCAGTTTTCAACTTCGGTGACTCCAACTCCGACACTGGAGACCTTGCGGCGGGCCTTGGGTTCCGCCTTGACCTGCCCAATGGGCAGACTTACTTCAAGACCCCGACGGGTAGATTCTGTGATGGCCGCCTCATCGTCGACTTCCTCAGTAAAAACCCGAACTTTACTCGAG CCACCAAGACTtgccctctcctcctcctcctcctccaaaCCTTCACCTTGCTTTCCGTCTGCCCGATCATCGCCACTTCGATCGAATTCGATTTCCCGGCTGTTTTCAACTTCGGGGATTCCAATTCTGACACGGGCAATTTGATTGCGGCAGGGATCGAAAGCCTCAAACCGCCTAATGGACAGAGCTATTTCAGTGCTCCGTCGGGGCGATACTGTGATGGCCGTCTCAATATTGACTTTCTCA TGGATGCTATGGACCTTCCGTTCCTCAATGCCTATTTAGACTCTATGGGGGCGCCTAGTTTCCGAAAAGGCTGCAACTTTGCAGCAGCTGGATCAACTATCCTTCCAGCAACAGCAACTTCTGTTAGCCCATTCTCACTCCGTATTCAAGTCAATCAGTTCCTTCGTTTCAAAGCTCGGGTCCTTGAATTGCTCTCAAAGG GcaagaaatttgaaaagtaTCTTCCCGCAGAAGATTACTTCACAAAGGGGCTTTATATGTTTGATATAGGACAGAACGATCTTGCCGGTGCTTTTTACTCCAAGTCATTCGATCAGATTGTCGCCTCGTTTCCGACAACTTTGGTAGAATTCGAAGCTGGCTTCGAC ACATTATATGACCAAGGGGCTAGAAATTTCTGGATACACAACACCGGCCCTCTCGGTTGCTTAACTCAGAATGTGGCAAAGTTTGGGACTGACCCATCAAAGCTCGACGAGCAGGGATGTGTGAGCAATCACAATCAGGCTGCGAAGCTCTTCAATCTGCAGCTTCATGCCCTCGCCACAAAATTACGGGGACAGTATCCTGATGCAAATATCACCTATGTCGATATTTTCTCGATAAAGTCCAATCTTATCGCAGATTATTCCCGTTATG GGTTTGAGCAACCATTAATGGCCTGTTGTGGCTATGGAGGTCCCCCGTTGAATTATGATAGCAGGATTTCGTGTGGTCAGACAAAGGTTGTCAATGGAACTTCAATCACCGCAAAAGCTTGTGATGATAGTACCGAACATATTAACTGGGACGGGATTCATTACACGGAGGCTGCAAATCAATTCGTTTCTTCTCAGATACTAACGGGAAAGTACTCTGATCCGCCTTTCGCGGACAAAATGCCTTTCCTTCTTAAGCTTAAGTTCTGA
- the LOC116194765 gene encoding sodium/hydrogen exchanger 1-like isoform X1 has product MAAMEAFSFLLPSQVRESSSFFNIGTVVALCVFFALLCACIIIGHLLHGNRWANESITALLLGLCSGVVVLLVSKGQSSRILSFSENLFFLYLLPPIIFNAGFQVKKKQFFKNFTTILLFGVLGTVISFCVISLGVFLLFKKIGLTSLGIKDYLAVGAILSATDSVCTLQVLSQDETPFLYSIVFGEGVVNDATSIVLFNAVQSLDVSNISGLTALKLLGNFLYLFFTSTILGIAAGLLSAYIIKALYFGRHSTDREVALMMLMAYLSYMLAELMNLSGILTVFFCGIVMSHYTWHNVTESSRITTKHAFATISFIAETFIFLYVGMDALDVDKWKSSKASPATSVAVSATFLGLLLVGRAAFVFPIANISNLLKKRESSKIEFRQQFIIWWAGLMRGAVTIALSYSQFSNSTGTTSPDDALMCTSTMIVVLFSTIVFGSITKPLIKAVLLSRHKPNVSDATDLPSLEDLRLLFIENGAESSEQGSNQRKGSNLRLLMTHPHITVHYLWRKFDDKFMRPVFGGRGFVPFVPGSPTEAADESHENNVSDRAVDS; this is encoded by the exons ATGGCGGCTATGGAGGCCTTCTCCTTTCTGCTACCGTCCCAAGTGCGTGAGTCGTCGTCGTTCTTCAACATTGGTACCGTAGTCGCTCTCTGCGTGTTCTTCGCCCTGCTCTGCGCGTGCATTATAATTGGCCACCTCCTGCACGGGAACAGGTGGGCTAACGAGTCCATCACGGCCCTGCTGCTG GGGCTATGCTCAGGTGTGGTCGTGTTGCTGGTTAGTAAAGGGCAGAGTTCTCGGATTTTGAGTTTCAGCGAgaatctcttcttcctctactTGCTACCGCCGATCATCTTCAATGCCGG TTTCCAGGTCAAGAAGAAgcagttcttcaagaacttCACAACTATACTGTTGTTCGGAGTTCTCGGGACCGTCATCTCTTTTTGTGTCATATCTTTAG GTGTCTTTCTGCTGTTCAAGAAAATCGGCCTAACGTCACTGGGAATAAAAGATTACCTGG CTGTCGGCGCTATACTTTCGGCAACGGATTCAGTTTGCACGTTGCAG GTTCTCAGTCAAGATGAAACGCCCTTCCTTTACAGCATCGTCTTTGGGGAAGGAGTCGTGAATGATGCCACTTCGATCGTGCTCTTTAATGCAGTTCAGTCGCTCGATGTGAGCAACATCAGTGGGCTTACGGCCTTGAAGCTTCTAGGGAATTTCCTATACCTCTTCTTCACCAGTACTATTCTTGGAATTGCT GCCGGTCTTTTAAGTGCTTACATCATAAAGGCTCTTTACTTTGGAAG GCATTCCACTGACCGTGAAGTTGCGCTAATGATGCTCATGGCTTATCTGTCATATATGCTTGCTGAG CTGATGAATCTCAGTGGAATTTTAACGGTATTCTTCTGCGGCATTGTCATGTCCCACTATACGTGGCATAACGTCACTGAAAGTTCTCGTATAACAACCAA GCATGCTTTTGCAACAATTTCATTCATTGCGGAAACTTTCATCTTCTTATATGTGGGCATGGATGCCTTAGATGTTGACAAATGGAAAAGCAGCAAAGCGAG CCCAGCAACATCAGTGGCTGTGAGTGCTACCTTCTTAGGATTACTCTTGGTCGGGAGGGCTGCGTTTGTGTTCCCAATAGCAAATATCAGCAACTTACttaagaaaagagagagctcaaaaattgaatttcgGCAGCAG TTTATAATATGGTGGGCAGGCCTAATGAGAGGAGCAGTCACTATAGCTTTATCTTACAGTCAG TTCTCAAATTCAACAGGAACGACTTCGCCGGATGATGCACTGATGTGTACCTCTACCATGATAGTCGTCCTATTCAGCACGATT GTATTTGGTTCCATAACGAAGCCTCTGATCAAAGCGGTTCTTCTAAGCAGGCACAAGCCCAACGTTTCAGATGCGACTGATCTCCCGAGCCTCGAGGACCTGAGGCTTCTGTTCATTGAAAATGGAGCAGAGAGTAGTGAGCAGGGGAGCAACCAACGAAAGGGAAGTAACCTGAGATTGCTCATGACACACCCACACATAACTGTCCATTATTTGTGGAGGAAATTCGACGATAAATTCATGAGACCAGTGTTCGGTGGAAGGGGTTTCGTGCCATTCGTTCCCGGATCTCCAACAGAAGCGGCGGATGAGAGTCACGAAAACAATGTCTCAGACCGGGCAGTTGACAGTTGA